A genomic window from Pirellulales bacterium includes:
- a CDS encoding ATP-binding cassette domain-containing protein: MSSKWFIFKNESERLGPFTAQQLRELAQNGELLPDDRLWREGLAKPARAGRVQGLFPAPEPVKSFPPLPWETEELPTSPSEERPIPNELEDRHHAPRGESLQRGKEFLELQAANLKRGRELFGSAVGEAKRLMADAITEANRSIDESEQITLRDKLVFGRSSKYCDWLIPHPTVAVRHFEVLRNDDVITVRDLGADSGTFVNATRIPPSESMTISDGDTITAGPYVFQLNGASLRTISKGQHAHLVCINLSKDVLSSENGASVRILNDVTLEIVPGEFVILLGPSGSGKSTLMNALSGRSLATSGDVLLNEQHLYVNFDALKKRMAIVPQKDLLHERLSLKTALSFTADLRLPPDITAVEKTELVDMAISQVEMADKANAPIVTYSGGQVKRASLANELLSKPSLLFIDEATSGLDENSDKEIMRMLRKLADDGKTIVCITHNLGNVPECAHAIVVMANGGHLAFVGTPHETLQYFSIVDLGQLYQRLKDKSGPEWAAAFVHTQRFADMAAAAEKRSNLAGRPEIRRDVVTPLQKVGVCVRHARTTARRNIALQLSDRRALLVAVVQPILVSFLIVVVFGTLKPDTQLRHGPQVLFLLGISAFWFGCNNAAKDIVKERSLFEKERNAGLDAMGYLMSKFLLLALFTAAQSLLLLLIVKRGTGLDGSLIAYGIGLFVTGACGVSLGLAISAISSDTEVAATAVPLAIIPQVILAGGIQPVEGIAQWIAAVVAPCYWCFGMLSKSFLNTLAMTPQQSMWSQSSPLFSLLVLCVFTTLYASIAASYLLGVRITELAKPAELEMWIRSLTDPNGSASARIRPASPLAARSASHDQDEPI, encoded by the coding sequence ATGTCCAGCAAATGGTTTATTTTCAAGAACGAAAGTGAACGCCTCGGCCCATTCACCGCGCAGCAGCTTCGCGAGCTGGCCCAGAATGGGGAATTGCTGCCGGACGATCGCCTGTGGCGTGAGGGACTAGCAAAGCCTGCCCGCGCCGGCAGGGTACAGGGACTTTTTCCCGCCCCTGAACCGGTGAAGTCATTCCCGCCCCTGCCGTGGGAGACGGAGGAGCTCCCGACAAGCCCGAGCGAGGAAAGGCCGATACCGAACGAACTGGAAGATCGCCATCACGCCCCGCGCGGCGAAAGTCTGCAGCGCGGCAAAGAGTTCTTGGAACTGCAAGCAGCCAATCTGAAGCGAGGGCGGGAACTCTTTGGTTCGGCTGTTGGCGAAGCAAAGCGGTTGATGGCCGACGCGATTACGGAAGCCAATCGATCGATTGATGAGTCAGAGCAAATCACCCTGCGCGATAAGCTCGTGTTCGGGCGATCTTCCAAATACTGCGACTGGCTCATCCCCCACCCAACGGTCGCTGTGCGTCACTTCGAGGTTTTGCGAAATGACGATGTGATTACCGTCCGTGACCTCGGCGCCGACAGCGGCACCTTTGTTAACGCCACGCGAATACCACCCAGCGAGTCGATGACCATTTCCGACGGCGATACGATCACCGCGGGCCCCTACGTCTTTCAACTAAACGGGGCGTCGCTGCGAACAATTTCCAAGGGGCAGCACGCGCACCTGGTGTGCATCAACCTCTCGAAAGACGTACTGTCGTCTGAGAATGGCGCATCGGTCCGAATACTGAACGATGTCACATTGGAAATCGTTCCCGGCGAGTTCGTTATCCTGCTTGGCCCCAGTGGCTCTGGCAAATCTACGCTGATGAACGCCTTGAGCGGACGGTCGCTGGCCACCAGCGGAGATGTATTGCTGAACGAGCAGCACCTTTATGTGAACTTCGATGCCCTGAAAAAACGGATGGCGATCGTACCGCAAAAAGATTTGCTGCACGAGCGACTGTCGCTAAAGACAGCCTTGTCCTTTACGGCCGACCTGCGATTGCCGCCTGACATCACAGCCGTCGAAAAAACTGAACTCGTCGATATGGCCATCAGCCAAGTGGAAATGGCTGATAAGGCGAATGCGCCGATCGTTACCTATAGCGGCGGGCAAGTCAAACGTGCCAGTCTGGCCAACGAGTTGCTATCCAAGCCGAGCTTGTTGTTCATTGACGAGGCGACATCCGGCCTGGATGAAAACAGCGACAAAGAGATTATGCGCATGCTGCGCAAGCTGGCGGATGATGGAAAGACGATCGTCTGCATCACGCACAACTTAGGCAATGTCCCGGAGTGCGCCCATGCAATCGTGGTGATGGCCAATGGAGGCCATCTTGCATTTGTAGGCACACCGCACGAGACGTTGCAGTACTTCTCGATCGTGGATCTAGGACAACTTTATCAACGACTTAAAGATAAATCAGGGCCCGAGTGGGCGGCGGCGTTCGTACACACACAACGGTTTGCAGACATGGCAGCCGCTGCGGAAAAGCGCTCGAATCTCGCAGGCCGCCCGGAAATCCGCCGCGACGTCGTAACCCCATTGCAAAAAGTGGGCGTTTGCGTCAGGCACGCGCGCACAACCGCCAGACGCAATATTGCGCTCCAGCTAAGCGACCGTCGGGCACTGTTGGTGGCTGTCGTGCAGCCGATTCTGGTGTCGTTTCTGATCGTCGTCGTGTTTGGCACATTAAAGCCAGATACGCAGCTGCGGCACGGACCACAAGTGCTGTTCCTGCTTGGCATCAGCGCTTTCTGGTTTGGATGCAACAATGCGGCGAAAGACATCGTCAAAGAGCGATCGCTGTTCGAGAAGGAGCGCAACGCGGGCTTGGACGCGATGGGATACTTGATGTCCAAGTTTCTGTTGCTCGCATTGTTCACAGCTGCGCAGTCTCTGCTGCTGCTATTGATCGTGAAACGCGGGACGGGTCTCGACGGAAGTCTCATTGCCTATGGAATCGGACTGTTTGTAACGGGGGCTTGTGGCGTATCTCTGGGGCTGGCGATATCGGCCATTTCATCCGACACAGAAGTGGCTGCGACCGCGGTGCCGCTGGCCATCATCCCGCAGGTCATACTCGCCGGAGGGATCCAACCGGTCGAGGGTATTGCGCAGTGGATCGCTGCCGTCGTCGCGCCGTGCTATTGGTGCTTTGGGATGCTGTCTAAAAGCTTCTTGAATACTCTTGCTATGACCCCTCAGCAGTCGATGTGGTCGCAGAGCAGTCCGCTGTTTAGCCTTCTTGTCCTTTGCGTGTTTACGACGCTCTATGCTTCCATCGCGGCCTCTTACCTGCTGGGCGTAAGAATAACGGAACTCGCCAAACCAGCTGAACTCGAGATGTGGATTCGATCCCTCACCGACCCAAATGGTTCAGCATCCGCGCGTATCAGGCCGGCCTCTCCGCTGGCTGCACGCTCGGCCAGTCACGACCAGGACGAACCGATATAA
- a CDS encoding YnfA family protein has protein sequence MNLIVTGALFAVTAVAEILGCYLPYLWLHKGKSPWLLVPAALSLAVFSWLLTLHPAAAGRIYAAYGGVYVTVAILWLWTIDGIRPTRWDILGVGLCLAGMVVIAIAGQAPS, from the coding sequence ATGAATCTCATCGTGACGGGCGCGCTGTTCGCCGTGACGGCGGTTGCCGAAATACTCGGCTGCTACCTGCCGTATCTGTGGCTCCACAAAGGCAAGTCGCCCTGGCTGCTTGTGCCCGCGGCCCTGAGCCTGGCGGTTTTTTCCTGGTTGCTCACGCTTCATCCGGCTGCCGCCGGCAGAATTTACGCTGCGTATGGCGGTGTTTACGTGACTGTGGCCATTCTCTGGTTGTGGACGATCGACGGTATCCGGCCCACGCGCTGGGACATCTTGGGCGTCGGTCTTTGTCTCGCCGGAATGGTGGTGATCGCAATCGCCGGTCAGGCACCGTCGTAA